One genomic segment of Pseudomonas sp. RU47 includes these proteins:
- the serA gene encoding phosphoglycerate dehydrogenase, with protein sequence MSKTSLDKSKIKFLLLEGVHQSAVDVLKAAGYTSIEYLTGSLPEAQLKEKIADAHFIGIRSRTQLTEEIFDHAKKLVAVGCFCIGTNQVDLSAARERGIAVFNAPYSNTRSVAELVLAEAILLLRGIPEKNASCHRGGWIKSAANSFEIRGKKLGIVGYGSIGTQLSVLAEGLGMQVYFYDTVTKLPLGNATQIGSLTELLGMSDIVTLHVPETAATQWMIGEKEIRAIKKGGILINAARGTVVELDALADAIKDKHLIGAAIDVFPVEPRSNDEEFESPLRGLDNVILTPHIGGSTAEAQANIGLEVAEKLVKYSDNGTSVSSVNFPEVALPAHPGKHRLLHIHENIPGVMSEINKVFAENGINISGQFLQTNEKVGYVVIDVDAEYSELAQEKLQHVNGTIRSRVLF encoded by the coding sequence ATGAGCAAGACTTCTCTCGATAAGAGCAAGATCAAGTTCCTTCTTCTCGAAGGCGTCCACCAATCGGCTGTCGACGTCCTCAAGGCGGCGGGCTACACCAGCATCGAATACCTGACAGGTTCCTTGCCGGAAGCCCAGCTCAAGGAAAAGATCGCTGACGCTCACTTCATCGGCATTCGTTCGCGCACCCAACTGACCGAAGAGATCTTCGATCACGCGAAGAAGCTGGTTGCGGTCGGCTGTTTCTGCATCGGCACCAACCAGGTTGACCTGAGTGCTGCCCGTGAGCGCGGTATTGCCGTGTTCAACGCGCCGTACTCCAACACCCGCTCCGTTGCCGAGCTGGTGCTGGCCGAAGCGATCCTGCTGCTGCGCGGCATCCCGGAGAAAAACGCTTCCTGCCACCGTGGCGGCTGGATCAAGTCCGCAGCCAACTCCTTCGAGATCCGTGGCAAGAAACTCGGCATCGTCGGCTACGGCTCGATCGGTACGCAGCTGTCGGTTCTGGCTGAAGGCCTGGGCATGCAGGTGTACTTCTACGACACCGTAACCAAACTGCCGCTGGGCAACGCGACTCAGATCGGTAGCCTGACCGAGCTGCTGGGCATGTCCGACATCGTCACCCTGCACGTTCCGGAAACCGCTGCGACCCAGTGGATGATCGGCGAGAAGGAAATCCGCGCCATCAAAAAGGGCGGCATCCTGATCAACGCGGCGCGCGGCACCGTGGTCGAGCTGGACGCCCTGGCGGACGCGATCAAGGACAAGCACCTGATCGGCGCGGCCATCGATGTATTCCCGGTGGAGCCACGCTCCAACGACGAAGAGTTCGAAAGCCCGCTGCGTGGCCTCGACAACGTGATCCTGACTCCGCACATCGGTGGTTCGACCGCCGAAGCGCAAGCCAACATCGGTCTGGAAGTGGCAGAAAAACTGGTCAAGTACAGCGACAACGGTACGTCCGTTTCGTCGGTGAACTTCCCGGAAGTGGCCCTGCCGGCTCACCCTGGCAAGCACCGTCTGCTGCACATCCACGAGAACATCCCGGGTGTGATGAGCGAGATCAACAAGGTCTTCGCCGAAAACGGCATCAACATCTCCGGTCAGTTCCTGCAGACCAACGAGAAGGTTGGCTACGTGGTGATCGACGTCGACGCCGAGTACTCGGAGCTGGCGCAAGAGAAGCTGCAGCACGTCAACGGCACTATCCGTAGCCGGGTTCTTTTCTAA
- a CDS encoding DUF4399 domain-containing protein, with protein MKSFMSRAAFAGVLMGVSVLASAATPAPKGAEVFIVSPADGATVSQTFTVKFGTKDVALAPAGDVTKNTGHHHLLIDAKEIVPAGSVVPTDANHMHFGKAQTQAEIKLAPGKHTLQLELGDSGHMAFDPPIVSKKITINVE; from the coding sequence ATGAAAAGCTTTATGTCACGTGCAGCGTTCGCGGGTGTGCTGATGGGCGTTTCGGTGCTGGCCAGTGCGGCGACACCGGCCCCCAAAGGCGCCGAAGTGTTCATCGTTTCTCCCGCAGACGGGGCCACGGTTTCGCAGACCTTCACCGTCAAGTTCGGTACCAAGGACGTCGCACTGGCGCCGGCCGGTGACGTCACCAAGAACACCGGTCACCATCACCTGCTGATCGACGCCAAGGAAATTGTTCCTGCCGGTTCGGTCGTCCCTACCGATGCCAACCATATGCACTTCGGCAAGGCGCAGACCCAGGCTGAGATCAAGCTCGCCCCGGGCAAGCACACCTTGCAGCTGGAACTTGGCGACAGCGGTCACATGGCATTCGACCCGCCAATCGTCTCGAAGAAAATCACCATCAACGTGGAATAA
- a CDS encoding transporter substrate-binding domain-containing protein encodes MRFLPGLICLLPLLSPLAHAELIDDVNDRGELRIALEANTPPFNFKEGDTLTGFEVELGQLLARELDVRADFIVTDEADLLQGVESGKYDVALNHIALTPELKDRFDFSEPYGKVDGQLLAKKDETPRPMVLVQALTEEKPKAAEPVDLAIPFQKGNPAFQASLASAMERIKADGRLAALTEKWLKP; translated from the coding sequence ATGCGTTTTCTGCCTGGCCTGATCTGCCTGCTACCCCTTTTGAGCCCTTTGGCTCATGCCGAACTGATTGATGACGTCAACGACCGTGGCGAGCTGCGCATTGCCCTTGAGGCTAATACACCGCCCTTCAATTTCAAGGAAGGCGACACACTCACGGGGTTCGAGGTCGAGCTTGGGCAACTGCTCGCCCGGGAGCTGGATGTACGCGCCGATTTCATCGTCACCGACGAGGCCGACCTGCTCCAGGGCGTTGAAAGCGGCAAATACGACGTTGCGCTTAACCACATAGCACTGACACCCGAACTCAAGGATCGTTTCGACTTCAGCGAGCCTTACGGCAAGGTCGATGGGCAGTTGCTGGCGAAGAAAGACGAGACGCCACGGCCGATGGTGCTGGTGCAGGCATTGACTGAAGAGAAGCCGAAAGCGGCGGAGCCAGTGGATTTGGCGATTCCGTTTCAGAAGGGTAATCCGGCGTTTCAGGCCAGTCTTGCGAGCGCGATGGAGCGGATCAAGGCGGATGGGCGTTTGGCAGCGCTGACCGAGAAGTGGTTGAAGCCTTAA